Proteins encoded by one window of Vigna radiata var. radiata cultivar VC1973A chromosome 5, Vradiata_ver6, whole genome shotgun sequence:
- the LOC106762684 gene encoding E3 ubiquitin-protein ligase At1g63170, with protein sequence MDVTSLGSNSNTQTDQHPLLMEQPENHNGRQHVIDITMNGEALTMPSHIDQHSEMHLPQSGDQPAVDTQDSTHQASSSSTSRLNSRNSASLRRGEGYGHRGRSPLNSGLWISVELFVTVSQIIASIVVLSLSRNENPQAPLFAWIVGYASGCVATLPILYWRFRNRNQSNEQDSSQPSQGSSGSNPPNRTYTAIYVSHVSDEENGNATQSATRNPIIPGAFTSRLNGFVDHFKMALDCFFAVWFVVGNVWIFGGHTSPSDAPQLYRLCIVFLTFSCIGYAMPFILCATICCCLPCIISVLGIREDFSHNRGATVESINALPIFKFKLKNNENVDDQDVNAAMDEGGILAAGTEKERVISGEDAVCCICLAKYADDDELRELPCSHVFHVVCVDKWLKINASCPLCKTEVGTTNGESPSAWDSSTH encoded by the exons ATGGATGTTACTTCTCTGGGTTCAAATAGCAATACCCAAACTGACCAACACCCTTTGCTGATGGAGCAACCGGAAAATCATAATGGTCGTCAGCACGTAATTGACATTACTATGAATGGTGAAGCTCTAACTATGCCTTCCCATATTGATCAACACTCTGAAATGCATTTACCGCAGAGTGGAGATCAACCAGCTGTGGACACACAAGATTCCACTCATCAAGCATCTTCATCTTCGACATCCAGATTAAACTCTAGAAATTCAGCTTCACTAAGAAGAGGTGAAGGATATGGTCATCGTGGTCGGAGTCCATTGAATTCTGGATTGTGGATTTCTGTTGAGCTTTTTGTCACTGTGAGTCAGATCATAGCATCTATAGTCGTTTTGTCGCTGTCCAGGAATGAAAATCCCCAAGCTCCATTATTTGCATGGATTGTGGGTTATGCATCTGGTTGTGTTGCCACACTTCCCATTCTATATTGGCGTTTTCGAAACCGTAATCAAAGCAACGAGCAAGATTCCTCTCAACCATCTCAAGGATCTTCTGGAAGCAATCCTCCAAATCGTACCTATACTGCCATCTATGTTTCTCATGTCTCAGACGAGGAGAATGGTAATGCTACACAATCAGCCACAAGAAACCCTATAATTCCTGGAGCCTTTACTTCTAG GCTTAATGGATTTGTAGACCATTTCAAGATGGCCTTGGATTGCTTCTTTGCAGTTTGGTTTGTAGTTGGAAATGTTTGGATCTTTGGAGGTCACACCTCTCCTTCTGATGCTCCACAGTTATATAG ATTATGTATTGTTTTTCTTACCTTTAGCTGTATCGGATATGCAATGCCATTTATACTCTGTGCAACTATTTGTTGCTGCCTACCTTGTATAATTTCTGTTTTGGGCATTCGGGAGGATTTTTCTCATAATAGAGGAGCAACAGTGGAATCAATTAATGCTCTACCAATCTTCAAGTTCAAATTGAAGAACAATGAAAACGTTGATGATCAGGATGTCAATGCAGCTATGGATGAGGGTGGAATTTTGGCTGCAGGAACAGAAAAAGAGCGAGTTATTTCAGGAGAAGACGCT GTTTGTTGCATTTGCTTAGCAAAATACGCAGATGATGATGAGCTTAGAGAGTTACCTTGCTCTCACGTTTTTCATGTAGTGTGTGTTGACAAATGGTTAAAGATAAATGCATCATGCCCTCTTTGTAAAACAGAAGTTGGTACGACTAATGGAGAGTCACCTTCAGCCTGGGACTCCAGTACTCATTAG
- the LOC106760944 gene encoding auxin-induced protein 22C — MEKEDLGLEITELRLGLPGAGGVNNTDKDKNKNKKRVFSDIEGENSSSEEDGKKETKNQVVGWPPVCSYRKKNTVNEPKLYVKVSMDGAPFLRKIDLAMHKGYSDLAFALDKFFGCYGIGEALKDAENAEHVPIYEDKDGDWMLVGDVPWEMFRESCKRLRIMKRSDAKGFDLQPKGSLKGFIEGVRK, encoded by the exons ATGGAGAAAGAAGATCTTGGCCTTGAAATCACCGAGCTCAGGTTGGGGCTTCCCGGCGCCGGTGGGGTGAACAACACCGACAAGGACAAGAATAAGAACAAGAAGAGGGTCTTCTCCGACATTGAAGGTGAAAACAGCTCCTCTGAAGAAGATGGCAAAAAAGAAACCAAGAATCAAGTGGTGGGGTGGCCTCCGGTTTGCTCCTACCGCAAGAAGAACACCGTCAATGAACCTAAACTCTACGTTAAAGTCAGCATGGACGGTGCTCCATTCTTGCGTAAAATCGATTTAGCCATGCACAAGGGATACTCCGACTTGGCCTTTGCCTTGGACAAGTTCTTCGGTTGCTACGGAATCG GCGAAGCGTTGAAGGATGCGGAAAATGCTGAACACGTTCCCATATACGAGGACAAAGATGGCGACTGGATGCTGGTTGGAGATGTTCCTTGGGA GATGTTTAGGGAGTCATGCAAGAGATTGAGGATTATGAAGAGATCAGATGCAAAGGGGTTCGATCTGCAGCCAAAAGGGTCTTTAAAGGGATTCATAGAAGGCgtgagaaaatga